A DNA window from Kitasatospora atroaurantiaca contains the following coding sequences:
- the nth gene encoding endonuclease III, giving the protein MAESKVRKAAAPAVKARKPESQLAMVRRARKINRALAELYPYAHPELDFDNPFQLLVATVLSAQTTDLRVNQTTPGLFAKYPTPEDMAAAVPEELEEIIRPTGFFRNKAKSLLGLSAAIRDRYDGEVPGRLEDLVTLPGVGRKTANVVLGNAFGVPGITVDTHFGRLARRFGWTAEEDPEKVEAAVAEIFPKSEWTMLSHRVVFHGRRICHSRKPACGACPIASLCPSYGEGETDPEKARTLLKYEMGGQPGQRLRPPADYPGEAAARATAAEHEGAVPDMADVEVAE; this is encoded by the coding sequence ATGGCAGAGAGCAAGGTCCGGAAGGCAGCGGCGCCGGCCGTGAAGGCGAGGAAGCCGGAGTCGCAGTTGGCGATGGTGCGGCGGGCGCGGAAGATCAACCGTGCGTTGGCGGAGCTGTATCCGTACGCGCATCCGGAGCTGGACTTCGACAACCCCTTCCAGCTGCTGGTGGCCACGGTGCTGTCCGCGCAGACCACCGACCTGCGGGTGAACCAGACGACGCCCGGGCTGTTCGCGAAGTACCCGACGCCGGAGGACATGGCGGCGGCGGTGCCGGAGGAGCTGGAGGAGATCATCCGGCCGACCGGGTTCTTCCGGAACAAGGCGAAGTCGCTGCTCGGGCTTTCGGCGGCGATCCGGGACCGGTACGACGGTGAGGTGCCCGGCCGGCTGGAGGACCTGGTGACACTGCCCGGCGTCGGCCGGAAGACCGCCAATGTGGTGCTCGGCAATGCCTTCGGGGTGCCGGGGATCACCGTCGACACGCACTTCGGGCGGCTCGCGCGGCGCTTCGGGTGGACGGCGGAGGAGGATCCGGAGAAGGTCGAGGCGGCCGTCGCGGAGATCTTCCCGAAGTCCGAGTGGACGATGCTCTCGCACCGCGTGGTCTTCCACGGCCGCCGGATCTGCCACTCCCGCAAGCCCGCCTGCGGTGCCTGCCCGATCGCCTCGCTCTGCCCCTCGTACGGGGAGGGGGAGACCGATCCCGAGAAGGCGCGGACCTTGCTGAAGTACGAGATGGGCGGGCAGCCGGGGCAGCGGCTCAGGCCGCCCGCGGATTACCCGGGAGAGGCCGCCGCGAGGGCGACGGCCGCCGAACACGAGGGGGCTGTGCCGGATATGGCGGACGTGGAGGTGGCCGAGTGA
- the nhaA gene encoding Na+/H+ antiporter NhaA, with amino-acid sequence MATPPPTERRQFLGRLSLPERTFITDALRTETVGGILLLVATVVALVWANAWPHAYETVLDWTIGPSSPLHLDLSLEAWAKDGALTIFFFVAGIELKREFVAGELRTPSAALLPVVAAVSGVALPAIVYAVANSGAGGHPGGWAIPTATDIAFALGVLAVVGSHLPSALRAFLLTLAVVDDLIAILIIAVFYSSGIKFWALGLSLAGLVLFWYLHRRGVHGWYLYVPLAFVIWALMHESGVHATVAGVAMGLLLRCHTVGDEKQSPGEHIEHLVRPLSAGLAVPVFALFAAGVTISGPALADVFTQATPLGIILGLLIGKTVGIFGGTWLAARFTRAELNPQLKWADVFAVSTLAGIGFTVSLLISELAFPEDAALADTAKTAVLVGSVLCALVATVLLKLRNLHYRQLCEEEDRDSDGDGIPDVYQQQGH; translated from the coding sequence GTGGCCACCCCGCCGCCCACCGAGCGCCGCCAGTTCCTCGGACGGCTCTCACTCCCCGAGCGCACCTTCATCACCGACGCACTGCGCACCGAGACCGTGGGCGGCATCCTGCTGCTGGTCGCCACCGTCGTGGCACTCGTCTGGGCGAACGCCTGGCCACACGCGTACGAGACCGTGCTCGACTGGACCATCGGCCCGTCATCGCCGCTGCACCTCGACCTGAGTCTGGAGGCCTGGGCCAAGGACGGGGCCCTGACGATCTTCTTCTTCGTGGCCGGGATCGAGCTCAAGCGCGAGTTCGTGGCGGGCGAGCTGCGCACCCCCAGCGCCGCACTGCTGCCCGTGGTCGCCGCGGTCTCCGGGGTCGCGCTGCCCGCGATCGTGTACGCGGTCGCGAACAGCGGAGCCGGCGGACACCCGGGCGGCTGGGCCATCCCGACCGCGACCGACATCGCCTTCGCACTCGGCGTGCTGGCCGTGGTGGGCAGTCATCTGCCCTCCGCGCTGAGGGCGTTCCTGCTCACCCTCGCCGTCGTGGACGACCTGATCGCGATCCTGATCATCGCCGTCTTCTACAGCTCGGGCATCAAGTTCTGGGCCCTCGGGCTCTCCCTCGCCGGTCTGGTCCTCTTCTGGTACCTGCACCGGCGCGGGGTCCACGGGTGGTACCTGTACGTGCCGCTGGCGTTCGTGATCTGGGCGCTGATGCACGAGAGCGGGGTGCACGCCACGGTGGCCGGCGTTGCGATGGGCCTGCTGCTGCGCTGCCACACGGTCGGCGACGAGAAGCAATCACCCGGCGAGCACATCGAGCACCTGGTCCGCCCGCTCTCGGCCGGCCTCGCGGTGCCGGTCTTCGCGCTGTTCGCAGCGGGGGTGACGATCTCCGGCCCAGCACTGGCGGACGTGTTCACCCAGGCCACGCCGCTCGGCATCATCCTGGGCCTGCTGATCGGCAAGACCGTCGGCATCTTCGGAGGCACCTGGCTGGCCGCCCGCTTCACCCGGGCCGAGCTGAATCCTCAGCTCAAATGGGCCGACGTGTTCGCCGTCTCCACCCTGGCCGGTATCGGCTTCACGGTCTCCCTGCTGATCAGCGAGCTCGCCTTCCCGGAGGACGCGGCGCTCGCGGACACCGCCAAGACCGCCGTACTGGTCGGCTCGGTGCTCTGCGCGTTGGTCGCCACGGTGCTGCTCAAGCTGCGCAACCTGCACTACCGGCAGCTGTGCGAGGAGGAGGACCGGGACTCCGACGGCGACGGCATCCCGGACGTGTACCAGCAGCAGGGCCACTGA
- a CDS encoding helix-turn-helix domain-containing protein — MMRHRLDEQGWSYGDVARRGEIPRSTVHHLATSERLVRMPQPATLEGLARGLNLPLDAVRRAAAESCGIYLYADGASETAPDPEVATLIASLQQLSPADRRHVAALVESLLKRVAESG, encoded by the coding sequence ATGATGAGACACCGACTGGACGAGCAGGGCTGGTCCTACGGTGACGTCGCCCGGCGCGGAGAGATCCCCCGCTCCACCGTCCACCACCTGGCGACCTCCGAACGCCTGGTCCGGATGCCGCAGCCCGCCACGCTGGAAGGCCTGGCCCGCGGCCTGAACCTGCCGCTGGACGCCGTACGTCGCGCCGCGGCCGAATCCTGCGGGATCTACCTCTATGCGGACGGCGCCTCCGAGACGGCACCCGACCCCGAGGTGGCAACGCTCATCGCCAGCCTGCAGCAGCTCTCCCCGGCCGACCGCAGGCATGTCGCGGCCCTCGTCGAGTCCCTCCTGAAGCGCGTGGCCGAATCCGGCTGA
- a CDS encoding VOC family protein: MDISIHTSFLPHDDPDAALAFYRDALGFEVRSDVGHGTMRWITVGPVGQPGTSILLAPPAADPGVTEDERRTILEMMAKGTYGWILLATRDLDGTFEKLQAGDAEVVQEPTEQPYGIRDCAFRDPAGNLVRIQELR, translated from the coding sequence ATGGACATCAGCATTCACACGAGCTTCCTCCCGCATGACGACCCGGACGCCGCCCTGGCCTTCTACCGCGACGCCCTCGGCTTCGAGGTCCGCAGCGACGTCGGACACGGCACGATGCGCTGGATCACGGTCGGGCCCGTCGGCCAGCCCGGCACGTCCATCCTCCTGGCGCCGCCGGCCGCCGACCCCGGGGTCACCGAGGACGAGCGCCGCACCATCCTCGAGATGATGGCCAAGGGCACCTACGGCTGGATCCTGCTGGCCACCCGGGACCTCGACGGCACCTTCGAGAAGCTGCAGGCCGGCGACGCCGAGGTCGTCCAGGAGCCGACCGAGCAGCCGTACGGCATCCGCGACTGCGCCTTCCGCGATCCCGCGGGCAACCTGGTGCGCATCCAGGAGCTTCGCTGA
- a CDS encoding glyoxalase, whose product MTSIESLTLEVADPTAANRFYTAFGLGTQVRLRASEAPTTGFRGFALSLTVSQPATVNGLIGAALDAGATPLKPAKKSFWGYGGVVQAPDGTIWKVATSAKKDTGPATLQIDEIVLLLGAADVAASKRFYVDRGLAVAKSFGSKYVEFATGSSPVKLALYGHRALAKDVGVPVDGTGSHRLVIGSDAGSFADPDGFAWEAASLTPAP is encoded by the coding sequence ATGACTTCCATCGAATCCCTCACCCTCGAGGTGGCCGACCCCACGGCCGCCAACCGCTTCTACACCGCCTTCGGTCTCGGCACCCAGGTGCGCCTGCGGGCCTCGGAGGCGCCGACGACCGGCTTCCGCGGGTTCGCGCTGTCGCTCACGGTGTCCCAGCCGGCCACCGTCAACGGCCTCATCGGCGCCGCCCTCGACGCCGGTGCCACGCCGCTGAAGCCTGCCAAGAAGTCGTTCTGGGGCTACGGCGGCGTCGTACAGGCCCCGGACGGGACGATCTGGAAGGTCGCGACGTCGGCGAAGAAGGACACCGGCCCGGCCACCCTGCAGATCGACGAGATCGTGCTCCTGCTGGGAGCCGCGGACGTGGCCGCGAGCAAGCGGTTCTACGTTGACCGCGGCCTCGCCGTGGCGAAGAGCTTCGGCAGCAAGTACGTCGAGTTCGCCACCGGGTCGAGCCCCGTCAAGCTGGCCTTGTACGGGCACCGTGCCCTTGCCAAGGACGTCGGCGTCCCGGTCGACGGCACCGGTTCGCACCGGCTCGTGATCGGCAGCGATGCCGGCTCCTTCGCCGACCCGGACGGGTTCGCGTGGGAGGCCGCATCGCTGACACCGGCGCCCTGA
- a CDS encoding MarP family serine protease yields MNVLDLLLIAAAVGFAVSGYRQGFVVGVLSVLGFLGGGLIAVQLLPLLLRHLSPGTMASVVAVVVVIVFAAVGQAVTTHFGWKLRGRIGRGRAKTLDAVGGSVVNVISMLLVAWLIGSALAGTSLPTISKQVRTSTVLGGVQGALPADAPNWFSDFTKVLARNGFPQVFNPFEHEPITEVEAPDPTLAGSPAVARARQSMVKVVGTATACGKTLEGSGFVFAPHRVMTNAHVVGGVDEPTVQIGGTGQLYDATVVRYDWQRDIAVLDVPKLNAPALNFAADARTNDSAIVAGFPENGAFNVQPARIRGRIQANGPDIYHRGQVVRDVYSVRSLVRQGNSGGPLLSPDGRVYGVVFAKSLDSSDTGYVLTAAEVREDAQLGSTATARVDTEGCAL; encoded by the coding sequence GTGAATGTCCTGGATCTGCTGCTGATCGCCGCTGCGGTGGGCTTTGCCGTGTCCGGGTACCGGCAGGGCTTCGTGGTGGGTGTGCTGTCCGTTCTGGGCTTCCTCGGGGGCGGGCTGATCGCGGTGCAGCTGCTGCCGCTGCTGCTCCGCCACCTCAGCCCGGGCACCATGGCCTCCGTCGTCGCCGTCGTGGTGGTGATCGTGTTCGCGGCGGTGGGGCAGGCCGTCACCACCCACTTCGGCTGGAAGCTGCGCGGCCGTATCGGCCGCGGCCGGGCCAAGACCCTGGACGCGGTCGGCGGCTCGGTGGTCAACGTGATCTCGATGCTGCTGGTCGCCTGGCTGATCGGCTCCGCGCTGGCCGGCACTTCGCTGCCGACCATCTCCAAGCAGGTCCGCACCTCCACGGTGCTGGGCGGTGTGCAGGGCGCGTTGCCGGCCGACGCGCCCAACTGGTTCTCGGACTTCACCAAGGTGCTGGCCCGCAACGGCTTCCCCCAGGTCTTCAACCCCTTCGAGCACGAGCCGATCACCGAGGTCGAGGCGCCGGACCCGACCCTCGCGGGGAGCCCGGCGGTGGCCAGGGCGAGGCAGAGCATGGTCAAGGTGGTGGGCACCGCCACCGCCTGCGGCAAGACCCTGGAGGGCAGCGGCTTCGTGTTCGCCCCGCACCGGGTGATGACCAACGCCCACGTGGTCGGGGGTGTCGACGAGCCGACGGTCCAGATCGGCGGCACCGGCCAGCTGTACGACGCGACCGTGGTCCGCTACGACTGGCAGCGCGACATCGCCGTCCTGGACGTCCCGAAGCTGAACGCCCCCGCGCTGAACTTCGCCGCCGACGCCCGTACCAACGACAGCGCGATCGTCGCGGGCTTCCCCGAGAACGGCGCCTTCAACGTCCAGCCCGCCCGTATCCGCGGCCGTATCCAGGCCAACGGGCCGGACATCTACCACCGCGGCCAGGTCGTCCGCGACGTCTACTCCGTCCGCTCACTGGTCCGCCAGGGCAACAGCGGAGGACCGCTGCTCAGCCCGGACGGCCGGGTGTACGGGGTGGTGTTCGCCAAGTCCCTGGACAGTTCGGACACCGGCTACGTGCTGACCGCCGCAGAGGTCCGCGAGGACGCGCAGCTGGGCTCGACGGCGACCGCGCGGGTGGACACCGAGGGCTGCGCGCTCTGA
- a CDS encoding non-ribosomal peptide synthetase has product MPAVGTLTELFSRSVERYPDRPAVSDDTRTLTYAQLDRESDAVSALLRSHGVGTEDRVGLYVSRSVDLFVAVLGILKSGAAYVAVDTRYPDTRRDLMLSRSGAKAILTEAGWEDRLSALSATVIPLADRAGFDGTPSEGIVEPSSAASVLFTSGSSGEPKAIVLEHRNLVSFARNPSLPTLEPEDRTGQISSVSFDAFHFEIWSTFAHGAQSVVLPPVPDLLAADFQRQMKKYGITAMLVPTMVVNHVVREDRDAFSSLRILQAGGDVILPSACRALLTGQFKGSLYNLYGPAEITTACTAHRVTLEDAESDVIPIGRPLDGVSVRILSPELQPVPVGEIGELFVSGPGVARGYQDRADLTDERFLTLPAENGDARLYRTGDLVREREDGVLVFVGRADNQVKIRGYRVEPGEVERGLRRYPEVQEAVVLPDGEGNDRRLVAFVVIEDALSVKELRERAEKDLPDFMVPSQFIVQSQIPATAHGKRDLDALRALLAKHLEREEAYAAPQTDTERFLVSLWENLLSTERVGRDEDFFGLGGHSLLAFRMHHRINRELGVSLKFPVLLDNTVLKDLAAAIDASREGTETA; this is encoded by the coding sequence ATGCCAGCCGTCGGCACACTTACGGAGCTCTTCAGCCGCTCAGTGGAGCGCTACCCCGACCGCCCGGCCGTCAGCGACGACACGCGGACGCTGACGTACGCTCAGCTGGACCGGGAGTCCGACGCCGTCAGCGCTCTGCTCCGCAGCCACGGCGTCGGCACCGAGGACCGTGTCGGCCTCTACGTCAGCCGGTCCGTCGATCTCTTCGTCGCGGTCCTGGGAATCCTGAAGTCCGGCGCCGCCTACGTCGCGGTGGACACCCGCTACCCGGACACCCGCCGCGATCTCATGCTGAGCCGGAGCGGTGCCAAGGCCATCCTCACCGAGGCCGGCTGGGAGGACCGGCTGAGCGCGCTGTCGGCGACGGTCATCCCGCTGGCCGACCGCGCGGGCTTCGACGGCACTCCGAGCGAGGGCATCGTCGAGCCGTCCAGTGCGGCCAGCGTGCTGTTCACCTCCGGTTCCTCCGGCGAGCCCAAGGCGATCGTCCTCGAGCACCGCAACCTGGTCTCGTTCGCCCGCAACCCGAGCCTTCCCACCCTCGAGCCCGAGGACCGCACCGGGCAGATCTCGAGCGTCTCCTTCGACGCCTTCCACTTCGAGATCTGGAGCACCTTCGCCCACGGCGCCCAGTCGGTCGTACTGCCGCCGGTGCCTGACCTGCTGGCCGCGGACTTCCAGCGGCAGATGAAGAAGTACGGGATCACCGCGATGCTGGTCCCCACCATGGTCGTCAACCATGTCGTCCGCGAGGACCGCGACGCGTTCTCCTCCCTGCGCATCCTGCAGGCCGGCGGCGACGTGATCCTGCCGTCCGCCTGCCGCGCGCTGCTGACCGGGCAGTTCAAGGGCAGCCTGTACAACCTCTACGGGCCGGCCGAGATCACCACCGCCTGCACCGCCCACCGCGTGACGCTCGAGGACGCGGAGTCCGACGTCATCCCGATCGGCCGCCCCCTCGACGGCGTGTCGGTCCGGATCCTGTCTCCGGAGCTCCAGCCCGTCCCCGTGGGGGAGATCGGCGAACTGTTCGTCAGCGGCCCCGGCGTGGCCCGTGGTTACCAGGACCGCGCCGACCTGACCGACGAGCGCTTCCTCACGCTGCCCGCCGAGAACGGCGACGCCCGGCTGTACCGCACCGGGGACCTGGTGCGCGAGCGCGAGGACGGCGTGCTGGTGTTCGTCGGCCGTGCCGACAACCAGGTGAAGATCCGTGGCTACCGGGTCGAGCCGGGCGAGGTCGAGCGCGGACTGCGCCGCTACCCCGAGGTCCAGGAGGCCGTGGTGCTGCCCGACGGCGAGGGCAACGACCGGCGGCTGGTCGCGTTCGTCGTGATCGAGGACGCGCTCAGCGTCAAGGAGCTGCGCGAGCGGGCCGAGAAGGACCTGCCCGACTTCATGGTGCCCAGCCAGTTCATCGTGCAGTCCCAGATCCCGGCCACCGCACACGGCAAGCGCGACCTGGACGCCCTGCGGGCCCTCCTGGCCAAGCACCTCGAGCGCGAGGAGGCTTACGCCGCACCGCAGACCGACACCGAGCGGTTCCTGGTCTCGCTCTGGGAGAACCTGCTCAGCACCGAACGCGTGGGCAGGGACGAGGACTTCTTCGGCCTGGGCGGCCACTCGCTGCTGGCGTTCCGGATGCACCACCGGATCAACCGCGAGCTGGGTGTCAGCCTCAAGTTCCCGGTACTGCTCGACAACACCGTCCTCAAGGACCTCGCGGCGGCGATCGACGCATCCCGGGAAGGTACCGAGACCGCATGA
- a CDS encoding helix-turn-helix transcriptional regulator: protein MCHPAWMQALTAAQRRSDLARLRRVRDRIDREYAQPLNVEALARGANMSAGHLSRQFRLAYGESPYAYLMTRRIERAMALLRRGDLNVTEVCFAVGCSSLGTFSTRFTELVGMPPSTYQRRAADAAAGMPSCVAKQVTRPVRNREAPATEPQLA, encoded by the coding sequence ATGTGTCATCCTGCATGGATGCAGGCACTCACCGCGGCGCAGCGCCGGAGCGACCTCGCACGACTGCGCCGCGTCCGCGACCGGATCGACCGGGAGTACGCGCAGCCGCTGAACGTCGAGGCGCTCGCCCGCGGCGCGAACATGTCGGCCGGTCACCTCAGCCGCCAGTTCCGCCTGGCCTACGGCGAGTCGCCGTACGCCTATCTGATGACGCGTCGCATCGAGCGCGCGATGGCGCTGCTGCGTCGTGGCGACCTCAATGTCACCGAGGTCTGCTTCGCGGTCGGCTGCTCGTCGCTGGGCACCTTCAGCACCCGCTTCACCGAGCTGGTCGGCATGCCGCCCAGCACCTACCAGCGGCGGGCGGCGGACGCTGCGGCGGGGATGCCGTCGTGCGTCGCGAAGCAGGTGACCAGACCGGTCAGGAATCGAGAAGCGCCGGCGACCGAGCCGCAACTAGCGTGA
- a CDS encoding alpha/beta fold hydrolase, whose protein sequence is MPLDQKPVPAVPAADPRPAETAWNVRSSGPWIHRDLAANGARFHIAEVGEGPLVLLVHGWPEYWWAWRHQLTALAEAGFRAVALDLRGMGGSDRTPRGYDPGNLALDITGVIRSLGERRAHLVGHATGGSLAWVAAVMRPSVIQSLTVVSAAHPRHLRRALLTDRRQMAAFDHVLGFQRPWIPERRLVADDAALVAEYLTAWTGPNQLEPEALAAYRQAIQIPSTAHCSIEPYRWLLRSMARPDGIQFARRMKKPVTAPTLHIQGAADPVLLAHTALGAGEYVEAPYRWRLLPGVGHFPHEEAPERFSTELIGWVQEHKG, encoded by the coding sequence ATGCCGTTGGACCAGAAGCCCGTACCCGCCGTTCCGGCCGCCGACCCCCGGCCCGCCGAGACCGCCTGGAACGTCCGCTCGAGCGGGCCGTGGATTCACCGCGACCTCGCTGCCAACGGGGCCCGCTTCCACATCGCCGAGGTCGGCGAGGGACCGCTGGTCCTCCTGGTGCACGGCTGGCCCGAGTACTGGTGGGCCTGGCGGCACCAGCTGACCGCGCTCGCCGAGGCCGGCTTCCGGGCCGTCGCGCTCGACCTGCGCGGTATGGGAGGAAGCGACCGTACGCCGCGCGGGTACGACCCGGGCAACCTGGCGCTGGACATCACCGGTGTGATCCGCTCGCTCGGCGAGCGCCGGGCGCACCTGGTCGGGCACGCCACCGGCGGTTCGCTGGCCTGGGTGGCGGCTGTGATGCGGCCCTCGGTGATCCAGAGCCTGACGGTGGTCTCCGCCGCGCACCCGCGCCACCTGCGCCGGGCGCTGCTGACGGACCGTCGCCAGATGGCGGCCTTCGACCACGTCCTGGGCTTCCAGCGGCCATGGATACCGGAGCGCCGGCTGGTCGCGGACGACGCGGCCCTGGTCGCCGAGTACCTGACCGCCTGGACGGGCCCGAACCAGCTGGAGCCCGAGGCACTCGCCGCGTACCGGCAGGCCATCCAGATCCCCAGCACCGCGCACTGCTCGATCGAGCCGTACCGCTGGCTGCTGCGCTCGATGGCCCGCCCGGACGGGATCCAGTTCGCCCGCCGGATGAAGAAGCCGGTCACCGCCCCCACCCTGCACATCCAGGGGGCCGCCGACCCGGTGCTGCTGGCGCACACCGCACTCGGCGCGGGCGAGTACGTCGAGGCGCCGTACCGGTGGCGGCTGCTGCCCGGGGTCGGGCACTTCCCGCACGAGGAGGCGCCGGAGCGGTTCTCCACGGAGCTGATCGGCTGGGTGCAGGAGCACAAGGGCTGA
- a CDS encoding phage holin family protein: protein MPTGVADPSSNGRAPYEGERSVGQLFAAATADLSALVHDEIALAKAEIRQDVKRGVSGGVSLTVAGVVALASIPMLSFASAYGLQALGLTLGWSFLIVAGAYLLLAAILGLLALRSFKKIEKPHRTIEGAQATADVLKNARPRPATQEEIDRALGRRP, encoded by the coding sequence ATGCCCACAGGAGTCGCAGACCCGTCCAGCAACGGCCGGGCGCCCTACGAGGGCGAGCGTTCGGTGGGGCAGCTGTTCGCCGCGGCCACCGCCGACCTGTCCGCGTTGGTGCACGACGAGATCGCGCTGGCCAAGGCCGAGATCCGACAGGACGTCAAGCGCGGGGTCTCCGGTGGCGTCTCACTGACCGTTGCGGGCGTGGTGGCGCTGGCCTCCATCCCGATGCTGAGCTTCGCGTCCGCGTACGGGCTGCAGGCCCTGGGCCTGACCCTCGGCTGGTCCTTCCTGATCGTGGCCGGCGCCTACCTGCTGCTGGCCGCGATCCTCGGACTGCTGGCGCTGCGCTCGTTCAAGAAGATCGAGAAGCCGCACCGCACCATCGAGGGCGCTCAGGCGACGGCGGACGTACTGAAGAACGCCCGGCCGCGCCCGGCCACCCAGGAGGAGATCGACCGGGCCCTCGGCCGCCGGCCGTAG
- a CDS encoding NUDIX hydrolase: protein MTGGVAVVERDGLPEWLLPVRAAAETVLPEQLSRFLPPAEGGRRSAVLMLFGEGPAGPDLLLIERARSLRSHAGQPSFPGGALDPEDGDPEGAGPVAAALREAEEETGLDPTGVQVFATLPSLYIPVSEFVVTPVLGWWRRETPVAPVDLAETGAVFRVPLAELTDPANRARLKHPSGFVGPAFEVAGRLVWGFTAGVIDRVLHYSGLERPWDTSRTLSLSEEALGLSYRGAPSAKA, encoded by the coding sequence GTGACGGGCGGCGTGGCAGTGGTCGAGCGGGACGGGTTGCCGGAGTGGCTGCTGCCGGTGCGGGCGGCAGCGGAGACCGTACTGCCGGAGCAGCTCAGCCGGTTCCTGCCGCCGGCCGAGGGCGGCAGGCGCTCGGCCGTGCTGATGCTGTTCGGGGAGGGGCCGGCCGGGCCGGACCTGCTGCTGATCGAGCGGGCGCGTTCGCTGCGCTCGCACGCCGGTCAGCCGTCCTTCCCCGGTGGTGCGCTGGACCCGGAGGACGGTGACCCGGAGGGCGCCGGTCCGGTGGCGGCGGCGCTGCGCGAGGCGGAGGAGGAGACCGGCCTCGACCCGACAGGGGTCCAGGTCTTCGCCACGCTGCCCTCGCTCTACATCCCGGTGAGCGAGTTCGTGGTCACCCCGGTGCTCGGCTGGTGGCGCCGGGAGACACCGGTCGCGCCGGTCGACCTCGCGGAGACCGGCGCGGTGTTCCGGGTGCCGCTCGCCGAGCTGACCGACCCGGCCAACCGTGCGAGGCTCAAGCACCCGTCGGGCTTCGTCGGCCCGGCTTTCGAGGTGGCGGGCCGGCTGGTCTGGGGCTTCACGGCGGGCGTGATCGACCGGGTGCTCCACTACAGCGGCCTGGAACGTCCGTGGGACACCAGCCGTACCCTGAGCCTTTCCGAGGAGGCCCTCGGCCTCTCGTACCGCGGTGCCCCGAGCGCCAAAGCCTGA
- a CDS encoding iron chaperone: MTSTQTSAKSTGPVDEKYDGFTDEERGAMKERARELKASARRSPRAAKADPESEVLAKIAEMEEADRVLAERLHEIVKAGAPALSPKLWYGMPAYAKDGKVVCFFQSAQKFKSRYATLGFSDQAKLDEGTMWPTTYALAELTAADEARIGELIKKAVS, encoded by the coding sequence ATGACGAGCACGCAGACGTCCGCCAAGAGCACCGGCCCGGTCGACGAGAAGTACGACGGCTTCACGGATGAGGAGCGGGGCGCGATGAAGGAGCGCGCCCGGGAGCTGAAGGCGTCCGCGCGCCGCAGCCCGCGCGCGGCCAAGGCGGATCCGGAGAGCGAGGTGCTCGCGAAGATCGCCGAGATGGAGGAGGCGGACCGCGTCCTCGCCGAGCGGCTGCACGAGATCGTCAAGGCCGGCGCACCGGCCCTCTCGCCGAAGCTCTGGTACGGGATGCCCGCGTACGCCAAGGACGGCAAGGTCGTCTGCTTCTTCCAGAGCGCACAGAAGTTCAAGTCCAGGTACGCCACGCTCGGCTTCAGCGACCAGGCGAAGCTCGACGAAGGCACCATGTGGCCGACCACCTACGCCCTGGCGGAGTTGACCGCCGCCGATGAGGCGCGGATCGGCGAGCTCATCAAGAAGGCCGTGAGCTGA